One window of Anaerolineales bacterium genomic DNA carries:
- a CDS encoding response regulator transcription factor, with product MREKILVIEDEEKILHFLRRGLAYEGYQVETAADGSAGLDLAREDPPDLVILDWMLPGMDGLEVCRRLRSAGSLPILMLTAKDSISDRVRGLDAGADDYLVKPFALDEVLARIRALLRRAKPEGPEVLAFTDLRLDTGTHQAFRAENPIDLTAKEYELLELFLRHPRQVLTRGQIYDRVWGYDFGGESNIIEVYVRYLRQKTEASGGPRLIHTVRGVGYVLREEA from the coding sequence ATGCGCGAGAAGATACTGGTCATCGAGGACGAGGAGAAGATCCTCCACTTCCTGCGGCGGGGTTTGGCCTACGAGGGCTACCAGGTGGAGACCGCGGCCGATGGCTCGGCCGGGCTCGACCTCGCCCGGGAGGATCCGCCGGACCTGGTGATCCTGGATTGGATGCTTCCCGGCATGGACGGGCTGGAGGTCTGCCGCCGCTTGCGCTCCGCCGGCAGCCTCCCAATCCTGATGCTCACCGCCAAGGATTCGATCTCGGATCGGGTGCGGGGGCTAGATGCCGGGGCGGATGACTACCTGGTCAAACCCTTTGCCCTGGACGAGGTGCTGGCGCGTATCCGTGCCCTGCTACGGCGGGCGAAGCCGGAAGGGCCAGAGGTGCTGGCCTTCACCGATCTGCGCCTGGACACCGGCACCCACCAGGCGTTTCGCGCCGAGAATCCGATCGACCTGACGGCCAAGGAATACGAGCTGCTCGAACTCTTCCTGCGTCATCCACGCCAGGTGCTGACCCGGGGGCAGATCTACGACCGGGTGTGGGGCTACGACTTCGGCGGGGAATCCAACATCATCGAGGTGTATGTCCGCTACCTCCGGCAGAAGACCGAGGCCAGTGGAGGCCCCCGCCTGATCCACACTGTGCGCGGCGTGGGCTACGTTCTGCGGGAAGAGGCTTGA
- the rplL gene encoding 50S ribosomal protein L7/L12 — MPDLEKLVEELSKLTVLEAAELTKMLEEKWGVSAAAPVAIAMMPGAGAGGAAAEAAEEKTEFDVVIKDVGPKKIEVIKAIRQITTLGLSDAKEMAESASPKVLEGAGKDAAMDAKTKLEAAGAKVELL; from the coding sequence ATGCCTGATCTTGAGAAGCTGGTCGAGGAATTGAGCAAGCTGACGGTCCTCGAGGCGGCGGAACTGACGAAAATGCTGGAAGAGAAGTGGGGCGTGTCGGCGGCGGCCCCGGTGGCGATCGCCATGATGCCGGGCGCGGGTGCCGGGGGCGCGGCAGCTGAAGCCGCCGAAGAGAAGACGGAATTCGACGTTGTGATCAAGGATGTTGGTCCCAAGAAGATCGAAGTCATCAAGGCCATTCGCCAGATCACTACTCTTGGCCTGAGCGATGCCAAGGAAATGGCGGAGTCCGCCAGCCCCAAGGTGCTGGAAGGGGCGGGCAAGGATGCGGCCATGGATGCCAAGACCAAGCTCGAGGCTGCCGGGGCCAAGGTCGAGTTGCTGTAA